Proteins encoded by one window of Lycium barbarum isolate Lr01 chromosome 11, ASM1917538v2, whole genome shotgun sequence:
- the LOC132619578 gene encoding uncharacterized protein LOC132619578, giving the protein MAIFLNKTLPDLSKLEPLDGNNFKHWSQKLLFEKLLVDVPNTPTDVSDDAATIVSDDASKKRFEMDNKTVKGHLLNHMTNPLFDLFVTNKSAKEIWDSLEKKYGVDDAGKKKYVVGQWIKFQMVDNKPIMEQVHEYDNLTVVVLTVGMKMCEILQDNVLLEKFPLSWSDYRNQLKHKKKNL; this is encoded by the coding sequence ATGGCTATTTTTTTGAACAAAACTCTTCCCGACTTGTCAAAGCTTGAACCTTTGGATGGAAACAATTTTAAACACTGGTCTCAAAAACTCTTGTTTGAAAAACTACTTGTTGATGTTCCTAACACTCCTACTGATGTTTCTGATGATGCTGCTACTATTGTTTCTGATGATGCTTCTAAAAAGAGATTTGAAATGGATAACAAAACTGTTAAAGGACATCTGCTGAACCATATGACTAACCCTCTGTTTGATTTATTTGTTACTAATAAATCTGCTAAGGAAATATGGGACAGTTTGGAAAAGAAATATGGTGTTGATGACGCAGGGAAGAAGAAATATGTTGTAGGCCAGTGGATTAAGTTCCAGATGGTTGACAATAAGCCAATCATGGAACAGGTTCACGAATATGATAACTTGACTGTTGTTGTGCTTACCGTGGGCATGAAGATGTGTGAGATTCTTCAGGACAACGTTCTGCTCGAAAAATTTCCACTATCTTGGAGTGATTACAGGAACCAACTGAAGCATAAGAAGAAGAACTTGTAG